Proteins encoded by one window of Halorubrum ruber:
- a CDS encoding succinylglutamate desuccinylase/aspartoacylase domain-containing protein, with protein MQTIDRESAGSARVAIVGGIHGDEPAGVRIVERLAAELPPLDPSDGGGIDGGTGSEGLVRLILANEPAIEAETRYTDADLNRSFPGDADSEEYERALAPRLAAALEGFDAVLALHTSHSAPPPFAIFSDLTASVRRTVTGLPVDHVVDASGLRSTTLDSTIPHTVSIEVGRQGSEEAVEFGYEACLAFLRVHGALADEPPTFSETTVVKGSEEVPKGGGEPHVHFANFEAIPAGAVFAEDDVYTHRVEESGVVPILASENGYDDIFGMYGRVTGVLKPPGEGDLRVYSRDERRGADESGETGENSADRSERAE; from the coding sequence ATGCAAACGATCGACCGCGAGTCGGCGGGGTCGGCCCGCGTCGCGATCGTCGGCGGGATCCACGGCGACGAGCCCGCCGGCGTGCGGATCGTGGAACGGCTCGCGGCGGAACTCCCCCCGCTCGACCCGTCCGACGGAGGCGGGATCGACGGCGGCACGGGGTCCGAGGGGCTCGTCCGGCTCATTCTCGCCAACGAGCCGGCGATCGAGGCCGAGACGCGCTACACGGACGCGGACCTGAACCGGTCGTTCCCGGGCGACGCCGACAGCGAGGAGTACGAGCGCGCGCTCGCGCCGCGGCTCGCCGCCGCGCTGGAGGGGTTCGACGCGGTCCTCGCGCTCCACACCTCGCACAGCGCGCCCCCGCCGTTCGCCATCTTCAGCGACCTCACGGCGTCGGTCCGGCGCACCGTCACCGGGCTCCCCGTCGACCACGTCGTCGACGCGAGCGGCCTGCGGTCGACGACGCTCGACTCCACGATCCCGCACACCGTCTCGATCGAGGTCGGCCGACAGGGAAGCGAGGAGGCCGTCGAATTCGGCTACGAGGCCTGCCTCGCCTTCCTCCGCGTCCACGGCGCGCTGGCGGACGAGCCGCCGACGTTCTCGGAGACGACCGTGGTGAAGGGCAGCGAGGAGGTGCCGAAGGGGGGCGGAGAGCCGCACGTCCACTTCGCGAACTTCGAGGCGATCCCGGCGGGCGCGGTGTTCGCCGAGGACGACGTGTACACCCATCGCGTCGAGGAGTCGGGCGTGGTCCCGATCCTCGCGAGCGAGAACGGGTACGACGACATCTTCGGCATGTACGGCCGCGTCACAGGCGTGCTGAAGCCGCCGGGCGAGGGCGACCTGCGAGTGTACTCGCGCGACGAGCGTCGGGGCGCTGACGAGAGCGGGGAGACCGGCGAGAACAGCGCGGACCGGTCGGAACGAGCGGAGTAA
- a CDS encoding lipopolysaccharide biosynthesis protein, with product MEHERDEEGDDSDAEGREGGERCDGERDARPGSEGDAGDAIPDDEREALETIAHGAVLTSGGVAGQRALIAATEFALTRGLGPTAYGVYALAWRIAQLLSRLVTFGSVPAIQRYLPEYGADPDRQGAVAGLAYATTLGFGLAIAAGVWLAAPVINARTVTEPAFAGTMRAFGGLVGLLGVVMVASALFRAVGSARGEILFNKLLRPGVRLVGAVGALALGYSVVGVAGAIVAATGVLAAAAVPLSASVTGVRPTLRGARAEARRFYDHAAPVAMSSLGKVFQNRVDVLLVGALLTATAAGVYNVVLVVIAVAWIPLLSFNQLLPPVASELYANDRTATLNAVYGSVTRQIVTAVVPILAVLAVYGREILGLFGEAYVDGYLPLVVYLGGVFVGSAVGATGWLLMMTDHQYARMALDWLLAVLNVGLTYAFVVRYGLVGAALGTSLAIAVQNGIQVVLLRHFEGLWPFDRTFLTPLAAGGVAAAVMYGVRAALAGPAAVLAGSAVGLAAYAASLRLIGVDPRDRFVARRLARRYRTALAERFDR from the coding sequence GTGGAGCACGAACGCGACGAGGAGGGAGACGATTCGGACGCCGAGGGCCGCGAGGGCGGCGAGCGCTGCGACGGCGAGCGCGACGCCCGCCCCGGCAGCGAGGGCGACGCGGGCGACGCGATCCCGGACGACGAGCGCGAGGCGCTGGAGACGATCGCGCACGGCGCGGTGCTCACCTCGGGCGGGGTCGCCGGCCAGCGCGCGCTCATCGCGGCGACCGAGTTCGCGCTGACCCGCGGGCTCGGCCCGACCGCCTACGGCGTGTACGCGCTGGCGTGGCGGATCGCCCAGCTGCTGTCCAGACTCGTGACGTTCGGCAGCGTCCCAGCGATCCAGCGGTACCTCCCGGAGTACGGGGCGGACCCGGACCGACAGGGCGCGGTCGCCGGCCTCGCGTACGCGACGACGCTCGGGTTCGGGCTCGCGATCGCGGCCGGCGTCTGGCTCGCGGCGCCGGTGATAAACGCCCGCACCGTCACGGAGCCGGCGTTCGCGGGAACGATGCGCGCGTTCGGCGGACTCGTCGGCCTCCTCGGCGTCGTGATGGTCGCGTCCGCGCTCTTCCGCGCGGTCGGGTCGGCCCGCGGCGAGATCCTGTTCAACAAGCTGTTGCGGCCGGGCGTCAGGCTCGTCGGCGCCGTCGGCGCGCTGGCGCTCGGCTACTCCGTCGTCGGCGTCGCCGGCGCGATCGTCGCCGCGACCGGGGTCCTCGCGGCGGCCGCGGTCCCCCTCTCCGCGTCCGTCACCGGCGTTCGGCCGACGCTCCGGGGCGCCCGCGCGGAGGCGCGCCGCTTCTACGACCACGCGGCGCCGGTGGCGATGAGCAGCCTCGGGAAGGTGTTCCAGAACCGCGTCGACGTACTGCTTGTCGGCGCGCTGCTGACGGCGACCGCGGCCGGCGTGTACAACGTCGTCCTCGTGGTGATCGCGGTCGCGTGGATCCCGCTCCTCTCTTTCAACCAACTCCTCCCGCCGGTCGCTTCGGAGCTGTACGCGAACGACCGGACGGCGACGCTCAACGCGGTGTACGGCTCCGTCACGCGACAGATCGTCACCGCCGTCGTCCCGATTCTCGCCGTGCTGGCGGTGTACGGCCGCGAGATACTGGGGCTGTTCGGCGAGGCGTACGTCGACGGCTACCTCCCCCTGGTCGTCTACCTCGGCGGCGTCTTCGTCGGGAGCGCGGTCGGCGCCACCGGCTGGCTCCTGATGATGACCGACCACCAGTACGCGCGGATGGCGCTCGACTGGCTGCTCGCGGTCCTCAACGTCGGGCTGACCTACGCGTTCGTGGTCCGGTACGGGCTCGTCGGCGCCGCGCTCGGCACGTCGCTCGCCATCGCGGTACAGAACGGGATCCAGGTCGTCCTCCTCCGGCACTTCGAGGGGCTGTGGCCGTTCGACCGGACCTTCCTCACCCCGCTCGCGGCGGGGGGCGTCGCCGCGGCCGTCATGTACGGCGTCCGCGCGGCCCTCGCCGGTCCGGCGGCGGTCCTCGCGGGGAGCGCGGTCGGGCTCGCGGCGTACGCGGCCTCGCTCCGGCTCATCGGCGTGGACCCCCGCGACCGCTTCGTCGCGCGGCGGCTGGCGCGACGGTACCGGACCGCGCTCGCGGAGCGGTTCGATCGATGA